gtgccagtcacatacaccggagctggcagtttggaaccggcctgggcctgctaaactacaatgacaactgcaatacaaaaatagctgggtgggtgcctgtagtcccagctacttgggaggctgaggcaagagaatcacttaagcccaagagtttgagggtttgaggtttctgtgagctgagatgctacagcactctacagaggctgcagtgagacatagtgagactctgcttccaaaaaaaaaaaaaaaaaacctccaagtTCCCTTGGTATCCAAGCTAGCATTTGCTCTAGAATAAACCAGGCATATTTGTCCCAGCTACTAAACACTACCTTCAAAACTACTCCCAGTTCTAAATAGCACCCAAAGATGCCTATTTCCAAGTCAAATAGGTTATAAATGGTAAGATGGAAATAACCTGAAGACAGAACAGGTCTGAAGTCTTTTGGAGCTTTAGAGTACTCCAAATACTTGTCATTAAAATATGTCCAGAAATAATTCTCATTTGGAACAGAttttatgttcatatttttagaaactcagtattaaatttaaaacaagatttttttttttttgagacagagtcagagtgccatggtgacatcacagctcacagcaaccttagactcctgggcttaagcaattctgttgcctccgcctcccaagtagctgggactacagggcgcccgccacaatgcctggctattttttggttgcagttgtcattgttgtttatcaggcctgggctgggcttgaacctgccagccttggtatatgtggccagtgccctactcactgaggtatgggcgccaagccaaaacaGGATATTTTCAGAACAAACTATGAACTGACTGCCTCACAGCCTACATGTGCATCAATTCTCATCAATTCTTCTAAAAGATTATTCTCAGTTTAGTCTTCAGGGtaactaatatatatatttaatgcataaatttatatttatttaaatcactTGTTCATACAATTATATGCCAATAATATTCAGAAAGACTTAGACAAGTATGCTTTCCATAATcttcagttttacaaagaaaggatAATGCAAATAAGTTAACTGCTTTATGAGATCATTTATATAGTTCAGAAGCAGGAAGTCAGAAATCTTTCTATCCTCCAGAGTGCTGTGTAAGAcacaaataagagaaagaagataCAGGATTTCTGATACAAACTGTTTCTACATCTCCTTTTAAAGTACAGGCACCATACTATCAACATAAGAAAcaagtgaggcaagagaagcacttaagcccaagagtttgaggttgctgtaaaaaGTATTTGTAACAGGATCTTCAGattatttctttgggaaaaaCAGTTTTGCAAAATCCATAGcaagttttaaaagttaataaagaaaattttcatcCTAGTACACAACAcgagtggaatttttttttctcttaaagcaTGCATTTACATTAGTTGCTATAGTAACACTATcattgaaaataatatatttttctagaaacTTTCCTGATGGTTACTTTTCTTTTGTACTTCACAGGCAAACTGAAATTTGGAGATGAATGAACTGAACGTCAAGTTTGAAGAAATGGGCCTGGTCCCACATTTCTAGAAGTTCAAGCTAGCATTCTGTTCTCTATAGGTTCAAATGAAGAGAAGCTGCATGCCTGTGATTTCTTTTGGCTGTAATATTCAATTAATAAACTTAATTTAATTCAGTTGGTATGTGTATGGAAAACCACTTGAAGTTTCTATCTTacacaaagttttctttttctttctttttttttttttgagacagagccttaagctgtccccctgggtagagtgctgcggcatcacagctcacagcaacctctaactcctgggctcaagcgattctcttgcctctgcctcccaagtagctgggactataggcgcccgcaataatgccctgctattttttggttgcagccgccattgttgtttggcgggctgggctggatttgaacccaccagctgcggtgtatgtggctggtgccttagctgcttgagccccaggcaccgagCCCACAAAGTTTTCTTAATTCCCAATGTATAACCACATATTTCTGTTTATAAATCATGTTCTATATACACTACATTTGGATGTCTCCATGTGTTAACTGTTTGAGGCTTTTATAAATAGAGACATGGCCAAAGGAACTCAGATTTACTATGCACTTAACATGTCTACAGTTTTTTAACTTATCTTCACTTCACAGCCTCAAAGgttatttgctttaatttctaagattaaaattactttataattaCCTACAGTTTTGATAATAAAGAACTCAGTGACTCTGTGTATTAAAAATTTGTGTCTAAGGTCTTGAAAATATCTGATCATGAGagcttcccttttaaaaaaagcaacacTGAAGATTTCTAAAATGGCAAAATGTTAAGTGTCTACGAAGATCAATATGAAAACAAACTCTTCAGTTTAAAAATCcaagagaataatttaaagaCTTAAAAAACTCACCTTTCAAATTATCAACATGTACCCAGGAAGCAGTCTCTGGTTTCTTGGTTTCTATGTCACTTTCAGATACAGTTTCCTCTGTCTCAACTTTTTTCACTGTATCTGTTTCTTTGTCTGCATCAGTGAATTTTTCTAAATCATCGTCATCATCTTTTGCATCAATAAAATGTTCTTCATCATCAGACTCCTAACCAAAAAATCGTTTCATGAATATACATTAATCAACTGAAAGTTGCAATAAAGTCTATGTTCAATTATGTGATAGAGAGTTTTGAAGCAGATTCACTTATTGCAATTCTTGTGAAACTTGAAAGTTCTAAGTAACTCTGAGGCAAGTACTATTATTTCTACTTCACAATTGAGGAAACAGGCTTACGAGACCGACTAGGCTTTATCATCTTCTGTAACTATCTCATATAATTGCAGTTTATTGTATAGTGAAGTTTATGACAAGGAGAGAGGTCAAGCAACATGACCTCCTAGAAGACTGTTCAGCTGCTTTAGGACTGTTCAGGCCTAAAATTTAGGCCTGTTTGAATCCCAAACTCACTCTTACATGCTCCAGAGAACTAAGTTATTATCAtctgaaacaaagcaaaacactaTAAAACAACCAACGAATTTTAACACCCAATTTAAAGAGCAGTTGTAAAATATACCGGATGATCGTCCAGTTGACTTCTTAAACCTGGTTTTGCTTTAAGGATTTCAGATACAAGATATAAAGCTCCACATATGAATGGCGGCATCTGTTCACAAGTAACTTGAAGCAACCTTTTCACAAAAGCCTTCACCCGGCGCAATACAATGTCAGCTTTCAGAGATTTGTAGATAAGGTTAAGAAACATAGCTTGCTTGGAACACATTATCAACCTTGGATCCAACATCTTCCTATAAAACACGACCAAgatcaaatatttattcataaaacATCTCCACAACCAAAAGCACATATTAGAGGCAAACTACTAACCTTACTTTAATTAAAGCTAACTATTTTCCTACTTATTTTAGAAGAGATCATTTTTGCCCGAAGCGGTAAAATGGAAATCAATACCAGAACAGAAAGAATGATGGTGGCACAGGGGAGAAAAAGTCACAGGAGCAAGAGGTGTTTTTTGTGATTTCTCTTGTCTTTTTCAAACGGCTTTCTGTTTTCTACATCAACAGGGCACGTTCCTAATAGTGTAGATTTTATACAGACACAGAACCCCACCAGAAAGACTAATCCAAAACCAAATAAAACTTgatccccaaaggcagttcactTGAAGATCTGAGTTTTTGTTCTTGTGACTATTAGCTGGATGACCAGAGGCAGCCCCCCACCATGGGTCTAGCGAAGGCCATACATGAATAGGAGAATTAAATTTTGAGGACTACAAAGAATCTGAAGTCAACATCCTAACTGTAACTCCCTTCCCATACATGCTGTTCTCCCACCCAGAATCCTCTTTACGAGCTCTCTGCACGTCCATAGTTATCAGTCCCATGTTTATGTCCTTCACAGTTTCACaccctttctttgctttttcctttgctTCTAAGATCTAGTGGAATAAAGACAGTGCCTGTGCTATCTGTTGTTGCAATCCCAATACCAGGCACTTAATACTTTTATATGACAGCTTATCAAATACTTGAACCTAGATAGCTAAAAGGTGTTCTTCTCTCTCTGAGGTAGGCTTCTGTAGGCTGCTCAACTCTGATCTCATGTAATTTAAGAATTTTCACTCTACCTAGTTGTTGAATCTTTCTAGATTTAACAACTATCTTCCAGATTAGCTCTAATAAAATGTGGAATCATGACGTCCTTTGTTCCAAGCACCTCCATTAACTTTATTCCACTAATTCCAGAAATGAAAATACTTAagcttggggcggcgcctgtggctcagtgagtagggcgctggccccatatgccgagggtggcaggttcaaacccagccccggccaaactgcaaccaaaaaatagccgggtgttgtggcgggcgcctgtagtcccagctgctcgggaggctgaggcaagagaatcgcggaagcccaagagttagaggttgctgtgagccgtgtgacgccacagccctctacccgagggtggtacagtgagactctgtctctacaaaaaaagaaaatacttaagcTTGTGAAGTGTTTTTATATTGCTCTGCATACCCAATTTCTCCCAACTGGAAAATACCACCCTCTTCTGTATTGTTCCATCTTTGATATTCAGTTTTctctattaatattaaaattttcaacATTCCCAGGCAGTCGACAactcatttttagttttaaattccaTTCCACATCAACAGAAACATTTGAGAATTTAGAGAAGAACCTGTCCACCATTTGCCAGAGAACATCTTCCTGAAGTTTTTgataaatcatattttttaaaacaagtcaaATCATTTCTTTTATCCCTCAATTAATtggggtttttaaaatttaaaaagtggttgggtgtgatggttcatgcctgtaatcctagccctctgggctAGATGgaatacctgagctcaggaattcaagaccagcctgagcaagagcgagaccccatctctaaaaatagccgggcattgtggtggctgcctatagtcccagctacttggaaggccgaggcaagagaatggcttgagcccaagagtttgaggttgctgtgatgtctgatgccatagcactctacccagggtgacaaagtgaaattctgtctcaaaaaaaagaaaattaagtgttTAAAAGGGAGAGCAAATACTTTAATAAGGCATAAAAGCCCTTTAGAAAACCCAACTATGAGAGCTCTTGGAAGATAGTAATTTAAAGAATTTAGGAATCTACTTTTCCACAGAGTTGTCATACTGCTGTGTTAAGGAGACTGTAGTATCTTAGGGATTTAGAAAaatgaggcagcgcctgtggctcaaggagtagggtgctggtcccatatgccggaggtggtgggttcatacccagccccggccaaaaaccacaaaaaaaaaaaaaaaaatcaccaggatttagaaaaatgttttccaatAGATTCTAAACACTTTCTGAAAACTAGAAGTTCTAATAATCCTTAAAGGTtaacacccccaccaccaccaaaaaaaataaaatgaaaccaccCCAAAATAACCAACCTTCAAGACCCCCAAATTTCTATATTTTCACCCTTGGAACTCTTCTCAAACTAATAAGCATCTACTGctaaaaaaattacttcaaaaaattATAGAAAGGCCTTTGAGATTCTTTTTAGGGTACCACAGCAGTCAGTACCATGAAATATCGCGTACTCTAAAGCCACCGTAGACTTGGATTTACCACCTAACTTGGTCTCTTGATATCTGTATAACCTTGTACAAATTAGTGTTCCTCACAGACTGGAGAGCAGTGAAGAGGATTAAAGAAATATGTGTGAATAATAGTAACAAGGGTAGCAGTCAACACGTAGCACTTATATGTTAGGCACTGTTAAGCATATAACATACACATGAAGACTACATGGGTTAACATATACTTGTATATTAACTTACCAGTCTTTCTTAAAGTCCCACTTATTATCATTTACTACCTGCATAACCCTGtccaaattaaataatcttcctATTATGAGATAGgagcttttctctctttttaccaACAAACTTAAACATGATAAAATGGGATTAATCATGTCTACccaatagtttttttgtttttttttttttttaatagagacagaatttcactttattgccctcagtagaaggccatggtgtcacacggctcacagcaacctccaactcctgggcttaggcgattctcttgcctcagcctcctgagtaaccgggactacaggcgcctgccacagtgcctggccatttttttgttgcaatatggccaggaccgggtttgaacctgccaccctcggtatatggggccggcgtcctacccactgagccacaggcgccgccctaccaatAAAGTTTTAACAAGGATTAATTTGCCCAAAGTTATACAGCAAACTGACAGCTTTACATTTTCTGACaagatatatgtatgtaaaattatagaaatgaatttGACACAAATACAATAAATTCTTGAACATAGCCTACTGGCTTACTTTTATGGTTCCAAGCTGTTTACACATTGTTTAAAATGTCATGTCTCCAGGGTAAATTGCAGGACAGCTGCAAAATCCAGCAAACAAAATCTTAACCTCAACgttaaaagaaaatctaaggccggtgcagtggctcacgcctgtaatcccagcactacgGAGGCCTATGtggggtggattgtctgagcagGAGCCAGAACTgtctctaagaatagctgggcattgtggcagacatctgtagtcccagctactggggaggctgaggcaagaggatggcttaagcccaagagtttgaggttgctgttaagttgtgaaaccacagcattctacccagggtgacaaagtgagactgtgtctcaaaacaaaaaagaaaatccaaaactGCAACCCCATAACAACACAGGAGGAAGATACAGGATTGAGGATAAGGCAACTTTAATTATActtattctatttctttaatattctaAAGATTTGCAACAGGGTGGGCACCTACAGCTAAGTGGTTAGAACGCTGACCCCCTGGACCACAGCTGAccggtttgaaccctgccccaggactgctaaacaaagacaaaaaaccaaaaaccaaaaataaaaaggaaaaaaaagaatataaagatttaaaacaaacagAGCAAGatgttaattttgaaatattaggtATAGGATATGAATActttttttggattatttttctgtactttaacttcttaaaataataaaaaaaaaacaacatatttaAAGCATTTAATATACTTTGCACCTATCAGGGAAGTAAGGATTAAGTGACTCACTTTAAGTTGATGTGCAGCAAGTTCCTTTTAGGGGGGCCTAAAATCTAGTCTAAACTCTCTTTTCCTCACATTCATAGGCTGAAATGATATACTTACCTGTATAATGCTGTATAATATCGATCCGATATTGTATGCTGAGAATTCATTACTTGAAAAAGCAACATTAGAGCCTGCACACTGGTATTAAAATTCACCATATGCAGCACTTTAAATAGCGTGTCAACCTGTTCCCTCACTTTGTCATCACCACTCTTGGCATAAGGGTATGCCCTATTCACACCCGTTAAAAGGGCACTAAGCATTTTGGACTCAATATCTTTTTTCTTGATGCAAGTccgaaaaaaacaaaaataaagagttaTTAATTTGTTAGCCAATTCACTTTCTTCATGGGAGAGGACCAtttgatttaaaaagcaaattgcaTAATATTGAGCTTTAGGGCTGATATTTGAGCGAAAGAGTAGCCTTTCTACTTCACTACATACAACTCCTTTCATATTGGGATGTTTACTAAGTAATGTCTCTAACAGATGGGAGGCTTTTGTGGCTATTCTGCTCTGAGGATCTCCCAGTTTATTTACCAACTGAACAAGAAAAGCCTTTTCTTCCTCAGGCTTATTACAAAGAAGCTCATGAGCCACTGTAAGGGCTCGAGTTTTCGTGGTTACTAAGGTATCATGACTTAATGTTTCTAAGACCTGAACAAATTCAGCCACTAAGTGTTTCAGCTGGTGTTCAAAATACCACAGGATCAGTCTTCTATCTCTTGAGTCCTTGTTGCCACTGGACAACTGTTCTAGTTTGTTGAAAGGATGCTGGCTGAAAACCCGTAGCTTCCTACTATCTGGCAAAAGGTCTGTAATGAGTAATTCTTTGAAAGTATCCAAAGCCATGAGGCACTGCTGTTTGCTGCCCTTCTTTTTAACAAGGTTCACAAGAGTTTCTACAAACTGGAGTGTATGAACAGCATCATCCTGAATAAGAAGAATCATGGCTGCCATCCTGTCACCTAGTGTCCCTGACGACACAATTGCCTTCATCCAGGTGGAAGAAGCTCCCTTTTGATTATTTGTCTTACTTTTGAATAAGTTTATTTCATGCTCGTACAGCTTTTGAGCAAGAGTTCTGTACTTAGTCACAATGTCCGGAGGCTGGGATTCCAAAGAATATTCATTAGTATACTCCAGGTCATACCATTTGCCTCCAGGCTTTAGTAACAAtgtctgtctctcaaaaaattcaaagatgtcttgcttatctttctttacttttggttTGGCATTGCTGTTTTCATTGGAACATGGTTCTGGCCTactcttatttttctccttattgaTTGATGTCTTTTGACTTTCTGCTGCATTTTGCTTTTTATCAGatacttttgcttcttttttgctggaattttctttttcagctgGTTCATCTTCAGTTAAGAATGCTTTTGTATACTTGGCCAAATTAAGATTTTGAATAAATGCTTCCAATTCACCATGTTGCAGGTCATCAATTGTTCCTTTTTTGCCTCCATCCACCACTTCCTCATTCTCATCCAATGTAGCCAGCATAAGGTAATCTTGCTGCaaaataacataaattaaaaatgttataaatgtaaCAGTTCAGTTAACTCCAAAAGTTAATTTGAAATCTATCTCTttgaaatcaataaaatacagtaggctgggcagggtggctcacgcctgtgatcctagcactctggaaggctgaggatagactgcttgagctcaggagtttgacatcagcctgagccagactgagaccctgactctaaccaatagccaggcattgtggtgggcacctgttgtcccagctactctggaggatgaggcaagaggattccttgagcacaggagtttgaggttgctgtgaggtatgatgccacagcattctacccagggggacaaagtgagactctgtgtcaaaaaagaaaaaaaatatatagttattaCGGTATTACTCAGGCTCCCACCCTATCCCAAATAAATATGTGATGggtttaagatttatttatttgagacagagtctcactcagttgccctggggttgagcactgtggcatcaaagctcacagcaacctcaaactcttgggcacaggccatccccttgcctcagcctcccgagttgctggcaCTACCGGCatctgccataacgcccagctagtttttttcttttttctttttaatagaaacagggtcttgctttgctcaggctcatcttgaacttctgagcttaggcaatccacctgtctcggcctcttagagtgctaggattacaggtgtgagccaccatgcctggccagatctaagattaaaatgtaaaaaataacacCATAATATAATAGGAGAAAGtacaacataattaaaaaaataatttcagaatagGCAAAACCTTTTCAAATTTGACAAAAACTCATGGCCACAGAGGAAAGGACTGGTAAATTTATACTTCTCTCACActcaaaacatagaaataaaaaaaaaaaaaaaatcaaaaaacaagtagtaactaggagaaaatattagcaactcatatcaaagaaattatacttaAATCATTAATATAAAAGTTCCTACACATCAGTAAGTGACAAGCAATCCaataaaaaatgtgcaaaaaGCTATCAGCAGTTCATacaaaaagttctttaaaaatatgaaaaggtgTCCAACCTCACTGACATTTAGAGAAAGCTACATTATAAACACAACGATACACCCATTTTAAAATCTATCATATGAGCAAAGATAAAATTATGACAGGTGGTGCTGGAGAAGGAGGGGCACTTTCATACATGGTTGATGTGAATGTAAGCTACTGGCACAGCCTCTATGGagggaaataaaacacaaatagacACTGTGATTTTCGCAGCAATAAAACCAATGACATAGAACTTTATGCACTGACACAGAAAGGTCTCTATGACTAACAAAAATGCccacaaaatacataaaaaggcAT
The sequence above is a segment of the Nycticebus coucang isolate mNycCou1 chromosome 4, mNycCou1.pri, whole genome shotgun sequence genome. Coding sequences within it:
- the CEBPZ gene encoding CCAAT/enhancer-binding protein zeta, yielding MAAAKEPLEFHAKRPWRPKEAVEDPDEDDQEDISEAENGFSLEEVLRLGGTKQDYLMLATLDENEEVVDGGKKGTIDDLQHGELEAFIQNLNLAKYTKAFLTEDEPAEKENSSKKEAKVSDKKQNAAESQKTSINKEKNKSRPEPCSNENSNAKPKVKKDKQDIFEFFERQTLLLKPGGKWYDLEYTNEYSLESQPPDIVTKYRTLAQKLYEHEINLFKSKTNNQKGASSTWMKAIVSSGTLGDRMAAMILLIQDDAVHTLQFVETLVNLVKKKGSKQQCLMALDTFKELLITDLLPDSRKLRVFSQHPFNKLEQLSSGNKDSRDRRLILWYFEHQLKHLVAEFVQVLETLSHDTLVTTKTRALTVAHELLCNKPEEEKAFLVQLVNKLGDPQSRIATKASHLLETLLSKHPNMKGVVCSEVERLLFRSNISPKAQYYAICFLNQMVLSHEESELANKLITLYFCFFRTCIKKKDIESKMLSALLTGVNRAYPYAKSGDDKVREQVDTLFKVLHMVNFNTSVQALMLLFQVMNSQHTISDRYYTALYRKMLDPRLIMCSKQAMFLNLIYKSLKADIVLRRVKAFVKRLLQVTCEQMPPFICGALYLVSEILKAKPGLRSQLDDHPESDDEEHFIDAKDDDDDLEKFTDADKETDTVKKVETEETVSESDIETKKPETASWVHVDNLKGGKQLNTYDPFSRNPLFCGAENTSLWELKKLSEHFHPSVALFAKTILQGNYIQYSGDPLQDFTLMRFLDRFVYRNPKPHKGKVNTDSVVMQPKRKQFIKDIRSLTVNSKEFLAKEESQIPVDEVFFHRYYKKVAVKVKQKQNSDEESIEDVDDDEFERLIDTFEDDNCFSSGKDDMDFASNVKKKTKRTKCNPEDEDSEGSDDEVGNLDDDEVSLGSMNEEFAEIDEDGGTFMDMLDDENEDILELDGGCSKVSTKKSKRKGADDFDFAGSFQGPRKKKKRNLNDSSLFASAEEFGHLLDENVGSKFDNIGMNAMANKDNASLKQLRWEAERDDWLHNKDVKSIIKRKKNFKKKRLKTTYKTKKQRK